In Lacibacter sp. H375, one DNA window encodes the following:
- a CDS encoding RNA polymerase sigma factor: MNDIGKPLVNDEYCLSKIKEGDEHFFNLIFEKYRNQLFAYLYKVTKSKELSEEIVLDVFLKLWHGREAITEIQNFEAFLYKVAHNKAIDFFRAAKRSQALQQALWQAITEAPAADNADNRLIFKNTDALIKEAINQLSPQRKKVFELRHYEDLSYAEIAATLNLSSHTVRNHLAASLQFIREYLEKNNALLLLLAIYFEKK, translated from the coding sequence ATGAACGATATTGGTAAGCCATTAGTTAATGATGAATATTGCCTCTCAAAAATAAAGGAGGGGGATGAGCATTTTTTTAACCTGATATTCGAAAAGTACCGAAATCAGTTGTTTGCCTATTTGTACAAAGTCACCAAATCAAAAGAACTGTCTGAGGAAATAGTGCTGGATGTTTTTTTAAAACTCTGGCATGGAAGGGAAGCGATCACCGAAATACAAAACTTTGAAGCCTTTTTGTACAAGGTGGCGCACAACAAAGCCATTGATTTTTTCAGGGCGGCTAAACGCAGCCAGGCTTTACAGCAGGCTTTATGGCAAGCAATTACCGAAGCCCCGGCGGCAGATAATGCCGATAACCGGCTCATTTTTAAAAACACCGATGCCTTAATTAAAGAAGCTATCAATCAATTATCTCCCCAACGAAAAAAAGTTTTTGAGCTGCGTCACTACGAAGATCTGAGCTATGCTGAAATAGCCGCAACCCTCAACTTATCCTCCCATACAGTGCGCAACCACCTCGCTGCATCCCTGCAGTTTATCCGGGAGTATTTAGAAAAAAACAACGCACTGTTACTGCTGCTTGCCATTTATTTTGAAAAAAAGTAG
- a CDS encoding GNAT family N-acetyltransferase — MISYSTSNTKEELEGILELQQSNLAQGLTVDEIQSQGFVTVKHSYEVLKKMNDLEKHVIAKDDEAVIGYCLAMTKQSRFEIPVLVPMFDVFDQIVYKEKIISTLHYIVVGQVCVDKAYRGQGIFDNCYAAYKEFYQKKYDLAITEIASSNIRSLQAHKRIGFREIHSYTDPANTEWIVVVWDWRNDQ, encoded by the coding sequence ATGATCAGTTATTCTACATCAAACACAAAAGAAGAACTGGAAGGAATATTAGAACTTCAGCAATCAAACTTAGCACAAGGGTTAACCGTTGATGAAATACAAAGCCAGGGTTTTGTAACGGTGAAACATTCTTATGAGGTGCTGAAAAAAATGAATGACCTCGAAAAACATGTGATTGCAAAAGATGATGAAGCTGTTATTGGTTATTGCCTGGCCATGACGAAACAATCAAGATTTGAAATTCCGGTATTGGTTCCCATGTTTGATGTGTTTGATCAGATCGTTTATAAGGAGAAGATCATTTCAACTCTTCACTATATTGTTGTGGGCCAGGTTTGTGTTGACAAAGCCTATCGTGGACAAGGAATTTTTGATAACTGTTATGCAGCTTATAAAGAATTTTACCAAAAGAAGTATGATCTTGCAATAACCGAAATAGCCAGCAGTAATATACGTTCGTTGCAAGCGCATAAAAGAATTGGCTTTCGGGAAATACATTCATACACAGATCCTGCCAACACTGAATGGATCGTTGTAGTTTGGGACTGGAGAAATGATCAATAA
- a CDS encoding dihydrofolate reductase family protein — MRKIIVNVAVTLDGFIEGPNGEIDWINQDAAAEMGEGSAFDQFLTTVDAVFYGRISYDLWGQYQPDSNASAAEKSLWKNVHSKKKYVFSNNPKEDGKATYISSPIAERVNEIKKEPGKNIWLYGGGSLISSFMNEGLVDAYQLAVYPVLLGEGKPLFSNIKKQINLGLKEISTSKSGVVFMNYERV; from the coding sequence ATGCGAAAAATTATTGTAAACGTTGCTGTAACACTCGATGGTTTTATTGAAGGACCAAATGGAGAAATCGACTGGATCAACCAAGATGCTGCTGCTGAAATGGGAGAAGGTTCGGCCTTCGATCAATTTCTTACAACTGTTGATGCTGTTTTTTATGGCAGAATAAGTTATGATCTGTGGGGACAATATCAACCAGACAGTAATGCATCTGCAGCAGAAAAAAGTCTTTGGAAAAATGTGCACAGCAAAAAGAAATATGTTTTTTCAAATAATCCGAAAGAAGATGGCAAGGCAACATACATCAGCTCGCCCATAGCTGAGCGGGTGAATGAAATTAAAAAAGAACCGGGCAAGAACATCTGGCTTTATGGTGGAGGCAGCCTTATCAGCAGTTTTATGAATGAAGGTCTTGTTGATGCTTACCAGCTTGCAGTTTATCCCGTTCTTTTAGGTGAGGGCAAACCGCTTTTTTCAAACATCAAAAAACAGATCAACCTTGGCTTAAAAGAAATCAGCACGTCAAAATCTGGCGTCGTCTTTATGAATTATGAGCGGGTTTAA
- a CDS encoding glucose 1-dehydrogenase, with the protein MKKLAGKTALITGAGSGMGKAIALLFAFEDCKVVATDINSERLQLLHQEITGQGGDVTTLLSNMALEEDIDRMINLAVTTYGSLDILVNNAGIMDHFAPVAELDNSMWEKVMNINVTGPMKAMRHAVKIFLAKGSGCIINIASIGGLQGARAGAAYTASKHALIGLTKNTGYLYAKTGIRCNAIAPGAINTNIGDTIDMSKITPLINDRIMSGMVLNAKTGEPSDVANAALFLATDDAGFINGAVLTVDGGWTAY; encoded by the coding sequence ATGAAAAAGTTAGCAGGCAAAACAGCACTCATCACCGGGGCAGGTTCCGGTATGGGCAAAGCTATTGCCCTTTTATTTGCATTTGAAGATTGTAAAGTAGTTGCAACAGATATTAACTCCGAACGTTTACAATTACTTCACCAGGAAATTACCGGTCAGGGTGGCGATGTTACAACACTGTTATCCAATATGGCTTTGGAAGAAGATATAGATCGAATGATCAACCTGGCCGTTACAACTTATGGATCATTAGACATCTTAGTGAACAATGCCGGTATCATGGATCACTTTGCACCTGTTGCCGAACTTGACAACAGCATGTGGGAAAAAGTGATGAACATTAATGTTACAGGCCCCATGAAGGCCATGCGTCATGCAGTAAAAATTTTTCTTGCAAAAGGTAGTGGTTGTATCATTAACATCGCATCCATTGGTGGATTGCAAGGTGCAAGAGCAGGAGCCGCCTATACTGCCAGTAAACATGCATTAATCGGCCTCACAAAAAACACTGGTTACCTGTATGCTAAAACGGGTATCCGTTGTAACGCCATTGCACCTGGCGCAATCAATACAAATATCGGCGACACAATAGACATGAGTAAAATAACTCCGCTTATTAATGACCGCATCATGAGTGGTATGGTCTTGAATGCCAAAACAGGTGAGCCATCAGATGTTGCAAATGCTGCTTTATTCCTTGCAACAGATGATGCTGGTTTTATTAACGGTGCAGTGCTTACTGTTGATGGCGGATGGACCGCTTACTGA
- the trxA gene encoding thioredoxin: protein MATVKITSQDFKDKIFNYETEKEWKYNGTVPAIIDFYADWCGPCKMVAPVLEELAIEYEGKILIYKVDTEAEMELAAVFGIQSIPTFLFIPVNADPMMQPGAFPKTVFKEIIEDHLLKQTAAKE, encoded by the coding sequence ATGGCTACCGTCAAAATCACCTCACAGGATTTTAAAGACAAGATCTTTAACTACGAAACCGAAAAGGAATGGAAATACAACGGCACCGTTCCTGCCATCATTGATTTTTATGCTGATTGGTGTGGTCCCTGTAAAATGGTGGCGCCCGTACTTGAAGAATTAGCAATAGAATACGAAGGAAAAATTCTGATCTATAAAGTAGATACAGAAGCAGAGATGGAATTAGCTGCCGTATTTGGCATCCAAAGTATTCCTACTTTTTTATTTATCCCTGTGAATGCTGATCCCATGATGCAGCCGGGTGCGTTTCCCAAAACAGTATTCAAAGAAATTATTGAAGATCATTTGCTGAAACAGACAGCGGCGAAAGAATAA